A genomic region of Dreissena polymorpha isolate Duluth1 chromosome 4, UMN_Dpol_1.0, whole genome shotgun sequence contains the following coding sequences:
- the LOC127879588 gene encoding uncharacterized protein LOC127879588, with the protein MQRHAVIYNKEKCKFILSVMDIFSRFVWLRAIPSKSADVITKHLSRRFAEFGKPKIIQHDRGREFDGEVKRLLKVLNIKNIKSRPYHPQSQGKVERMHKTLKQKIAYDFTHANSFGINWAKQLPEYQRILNNDPKECLAWKSPHEVYYGRDPYNDNSKLNRKLLIKKLRDAAKVATLQCDRRNDRAQEKANKTPIYNIGDSVLLRYKKKGLLNRRIWAVDGVIQKRSMKTNMYKIKYRVPESARAGQSARSEEKWYHVSNLTQYTCTSTGASNKKRLHRKQYCIATTKSSQLENLRSEFGLPVVMDPIGNGNCQFAAVSYHLRQYGIHRSEETLRQEVVTFLRQTPVLGNRICGANWWNSILEQPRNYLSRMSTEY; encoded by the coding sequence ATGCAGAGACATGCAGttatatacaataaagaaaaGTGTAAATTCATTCTAAGCGTAATGGATATATTTAGTCGGTTTGTGTGGTTACGAGCTATACCTAGCAAATCAGCCGATGTAATCACTAAACATTTGAGTCGCAGATTTGCAGAATTCGGTAAACCAAAAATAATTCAGCATGATAGAGGACGTGAATTCGATGGAGAAGTAAAACGGTTGTTGAAAGTTCTCAATATAAAGAATATCAAAAGTCGCCCTTATCACCCTCAAAGTCAGGGGAAAGTTGAAAGGATGCATAAAACATTGAAGCAAAAGATTGCATACGATTTTACGCATGCGAATAGCTTTGGTATAAACTGGGCAAAACAGCTACCAGAGTATCAACGTATACTTAACAATGACCCAAAAGAATGTCTAGCATGGAAGTCACCGCATGAAGTTTACTATGGAAGGGATCCTTATAATGACAATTCAAAGCTAAATCGCAAACTGCTAATAAAGAAACTAAGAGATGCCGCAAAAGTCGCAACACTACAGTGTGATAGGCGAAACGACAGAGCTCAAGAGAAGGCAAACAAAACACCGATTTATAATATTGGAGACTCAGTGTTGTTACGCTATAAGAAAAAAGGTTTATTAAATAGGAGAATATGGGCAGTAGATGGGGTGATACAGAAGCGatctatgaaaacaaacatgtacaaaatTAAATATCGTGTCCCCGAATCTGCTCGAGCAGGACAATCTGCCCGTTCGGAAGAAAAATGGTACCACGTAAGCAACCTCACACAATATACGTGTACATCAACTGGTGCATCCAACAAGAAACGGTTACATCGAAAACAATATTGCATAGCTACAACAAAATCGTCTCAGCTTGAAAACTTGAGATCGGAATTCGGATTGCCCGTCGTAATGGATCCTATAGGGAACGGAAACTGTCAGTTTGCAGCTGTTTCATATCACCTACGCCAGTATGGAATACATAGGTCGGAAGAAACGCTTAGACAAGAAGTAGTAACCTTTTTGAGGCAAACACCCGTACTTGGTAATAGGATTTGTGGAGCAAACTGGTGGAACTCAATACTTGAGCAACCACGAAATTATTTGTCGCGGATGTCTACAGAATATTAA